One window of Pocillopora verrucosa isolate sample1 chromosome 9, ASM3666991v2, whole genome shotgun sequence genomic DNA carries:
- the LOC131793872 gene encoding translocation protein SEC62-like isoform X2: MGDQHKFLKKRKKKEARDDSKEPSKEENEIGKYLRWNCPSKPSTMMGEKVEYFIGSKAIDCLMDSKWASGKGGTEILFTDRESVEFYLDKLLILGFFNRVVRIKKVKKTKEEKEKEKAEKEKEKENDKGTTKEKDESEGKKSKKKPKKENSEEGKKATEGNGDGEGKKKRKVKVKLELHEDQIFVDDDDEAYVWRFDPLHPRTFILGILVVIGTIAICLFPLWPSNIREYVWYLSVLASIAVGSILVLALLRYVFFAIVWVLTAGKHHFWLLPNLTEECGFFESFVPLYTHEYKGNKPEEKQPENETEKDNEKNEEEKEDEGDAAQDKKGESSEEKEKEPWVTLTEEEVATARSEVDKDLEDLNDPSVSEVKC, encoded by the exons ATGGGTGATCAACacaagtttttgaagaaacgaaaaaagaaagag GCGCGAGATGACTCAAAAGAACCGTCCAAGGAAGAAAACGAGATTGGAAAATATCTGAGATGGAACTGCCCTTCAAAGCCGTCCACGATGATGGGTGAAAAAGTTGAATATTTCATCG GATCTAAGGCAATAGATTGTCTGATGGATTCCAAGTGGGCCTCTGGCAAAGGAGGCACTGAGATATTGTTTACAGACCGGGAATCTGTGGAGTTCTATCTGGATAA gcTGTTGATTTTGGGGTTCTTTAATCGTGTTGTTCgaataaagaaagtaaagaagacgaaagaagaaaaggaaaaagaaaaggcagaaaaagagaaggaaaaggaaaatgacaagGGGACTACAAAGGAGAAAGATGAATCTGAAGGCaagaaatcaaagaagaaaCCTAAGAAGGAAAACTCAGAAGAGGGAAAAAAG GCAACTGAGGGAAATGGAGATGGCGAGgggaaaaagaagagaaag gtGAAAGTAAAACTGGAGCTACATGAAGATCAGATATTTGTTGACGATGATGACGAG GCTTATGTGTGGAGGTTTGACCCCCTTCATCCTAGGACTTTCATCTTAGGAATTTTGGTTG TGATTGGTACCATTGCCATCTGTCTGTTCCCTTTGTGGCCCAGTAACATCCGGGAGTATGTTTGGTATTTGAGTGTGTTGGCTTCAATTGCTGTGGGCTCGATTTTGGTTCTTGCCCTTT TGCGGTATGTTTTCTTTGCAATCGTCTGGGTTTTGACGGCAGGAAAGCACCATTTCTGGCTTTTACCGAACCTTACGGAAGAATGTGGCTTCTTTGAGTCTTTTGTTCCACTCTACACGCACGAATATAAAGGAAACAAGCCTGAAGAAAAACAACCTGAAAACGAAACGGAAAAAGACAATGAGAAAAACGAAGAGGAGAAAGAGGACGAAGGGGATGCAGCACAGGACAAGAAAGGCGAGAGCAgtgaagagaaagagaaagagccTTGGGTCACATTGACAGAAGAAGAAGTGGCTACAGCAAGAAGCGAAGTGGATAAAGATCTTGAGGATTTAAATGATCCTTCAGTTTCTGAAGTGAAATGCTGA
- the LOC131793872 gene encoding translocation protein SEC62-like isoform X1, translating into MGDQHKFLKKRKKKEARDDSKEPSKEENEIGKYLRWNCPSKPSTMMGEKVEYFIGSKAIDCLMDSKWASGKGGTEILFTDRESVEFYLDKLLILGFFNRVVRIKKVKKTKEEKEKEKAEKEKEKENDKGTTKEKDESEGKKSKKKPKKENSEEGKKDDDTTEERKPKATEGNGDGEGKKKRKVKVKLELHEDQIFVDDDDEAYVWRFDPLHPRTFILGILVVIGTIAICLFPLWPSNIREYVWYLSVLASIAVGSILVLALLRYVFFAIVWVLTAGKHHFWLLPNLTEECGFFESFVPLYTHEYKGNKPEEKQPENETEKDNEKNEEEKEDEGDAAQDKKGESSEEKEKEPWVTLTEEEVATARSEVDKDLEDLNDPSVSEVKC; encoded by the exons ATGGGTGATCAACacaagtttttgaagaaacgaaaaaagaaagag GCGCGAGATGACTCAAAAGAACCGTCCAAGGAAGAAAACGAGATTGGAAAATATCTGAGATGGAACTGCCCTTCAAAGCCGTCCACGATGATGGGTGAAAAAGTTGAATATTTCATCG GATCTAAGGCAATAGATTGTCTGATGGATTCCAAGTGGGCCTCTGGCAAAGGAGGCACTGAGATATTGTTTACAGACCGGGAATCTGTGGAGTTCTATCTGGATAA gcTGTTGATTTTGGGGTTCTTTAATCGTGTTGTTCgaataaagaaagtaaagaagacgaaagaagaaaaggaaaaagaaaaggcagaaaaagagaaggaaaaggaaaatgacaagGGGACTACAAAGGAGAAAGATGAATCTGAAGGCaagaaatcaaagaagaaaCCTAAGAAGGAAAACTCAGAAGAGGGAAAAAAG GATGACGATACTACtgaggaaagaaaaccaaaa GCAACTGAGGGAAATGGAGATGGCGAGgggaaaaagaagagaaag gtGAAAGTAAAACTGGAGCTACATGAAGATCAGATATTTGTTGACGATGATGACGAG GCTTATGTGTGGAGGTTTGACCCCCTTCATCCTAGGACTTTCATCTTAGGAATTTTGGTTG TGATTGGTACCATTGCCATCTGTCTGTTCCCTTTGTGGCCCAGTAACATCCGGGAGTATGTTTGGTATTTGAGTGTGTTGGCTTCAATTGCTGTGGGCTCGATTTTGGTTCTTGCCCTTT TGCGGTATGTTTTCTTTGCAATCGTCTGGGTTTTGACGGCAGGAAAGCACCATTTCTGGCTTTTACCGAACCTTACGGAAGAATGTGGCTTCTTTGAGTCTTTTGTTCCACTCTACACGCACGAATATAAAGGAAACAAGCCTGAAGAAAAACAACCTGAAAACGAAACGGAAAAAGACAATGAGAAAAACGAAGAGGAGAAAGAGGACGAAGGGGATGCAGCACAGGACAAGAAAGGCGAGAGCAgtgaagagaaagagaaagagccTTGGGTCACATTGACAGAAGAAGAAGTGGCTACAGCAAGAAGCGAAGTGGATAAAGATCTTGAGGATTTAAATGATCCTTCAGTTTCTGAAGTGAAATGCTGA